Proteins encoded within one genomic window of Kibdelosporangium phytohabitans:
- a CDS encoding GAF and ANTAR domain-containing protein, with protein MNDPEGINESVERVRAALFAVMRDHHDGLDALKRVCEASTDLLPVDGASISISLGPRLRSTLYASDAVSSRIESLQFSLGEGPCFQSFETRRPVLVPDLVNFTTREWPVFAKELARLRIGAIFAFPMQRGAIRIGVVDFYRTKPGWLSPSELAAALEVVDIATLLLLDAQSGPIAAESWPTTRLDHEQVHQATGVLIAAFGIPAEEALARLRAYAFARDQLVDEVARAIMARRLSPRELVDEP; from the coding sequence ATGAACGACCCCGAGGGCATCAACGAATCGGTCGAGAGAGTGCGCGCCGCGTTGTTCGCCGTGATGCGGGACCACCACGACGGGCTCGACGCGCTGAAACGAGTGTGCGAAGCCAGCACCGACCTGCTTCCCGTCGACGGTGCCTCGATCTCGATCTCGCTCGGACCGCGGCTGCGCAGCACGTTGTACGCCAGCGACGCGGTGAGCAGCCGGATCGAGTCCCTGCAGTTCAGTCTTGGCGAAGGCCCGTGTTTCCAGTCCTTCGAGACCCGCAGGCCCGTGCTGGTACCGGATCTGGTGAACTTCACCACGCGGGAGTGGCCGGTGTTCGCCAAGGAGCTGGCGCGGCTGCGGATCGGCGCGATCTTCGCGTTCCCGATGCAACGGGGCGCGATCAGGATCGGCGTGGTCGATTTCTACCGCACGAAGCCCGGATGGCTGTCCCCCAGCGAACTCGCCGCCGCGCTCGAGGTGGTGGACATCGCGACGCTGTTGCTGCTCGACGCGCAGTCCGGGCCGATCGCCGCGGAGTCGTGGCCCACCACGCGACTCGACCACGAGCAAGTGCACCAGGCGACCGGCGTGCTGATCGCGGCGTTCGGCATTCCCGCCGAGGAGGCGTTGGCCAGACTCCGGGCCTACGCGTTCGCCCGCGACCAACTCGTCGACGAAGTCGCACGCGCCATCATGGCCCGCCGCCTGTCCCCCAGGGAATTGGTTGACGAGCCATGA
- a CDS encoding SRPBCC family protein has product MGTITESIDVEVDVTTAYNQWTQFESFPHFMEGVDAIEQVDATHTHWKVSSAGVHREFDATITEQHPDERIAWRSDDGPQHAGVITFHRLSDTTTRVTAQMDIDPEGFVEKVADKLGILDRRVKGDMKRFKEFIESRDGAATGEWRGDIDRPGTVG; this is encoded by the coding sequence ATGGGCACCATCACCGAGTCGATCGATGTCGAAGTCGACGTGACGACCGCATACAACCAGTGGACGCAGTTCGAGTCCTTCCCGCACTTCATGGAGGGTGTCGACGCCATCGAGCAGGTGGACGCGACCCACACCCACTGGAAAGTCAGCTCGGCGGGGGTGCACCGGGAGTTCGACGCCACGATCACCGAACAGCACCCCGACGAGCGGATCGCCTGGCGGTCCGACGACGGGCCGCAGCACGCCGGAGTCATCACGTTCCACCGGCTCAGCGACACCACGACGAGGGTGACGGCCCAGATGGACATCGACCCGGAGGGCTTCGTCGAGAAGGTCGCCGACAAGCTCGGCATCCTCGACCGCCGGGTCAAGGGCGACATGAAGCGGTTCAAGGAGTTCATCGAGTCCCGTGACGGCGCCGCGACCGGCGAGTGGCGCGGCGACATCGACCGCCCCGGCACCGTCGGCTGA
- a CDS encoding STAS domain-containing protein — protein sequence MRESEIAVRTAGGEYAWIVRVTGSVDLASAGAIEPVIRRAGRRPERVLVIDLSAVDFFGAVGVTLMVTAACRAHLTGTVLRLVATKRIVLQPMEAAGVLGAFAIHDSADTALRTRPAGTGRADRDRGWDPVDVPAWVGAQAVAIASQRDPADRTGSVPVTPFTGITGAYQSCVAIVLRAVRFGWLSRAESALLLDRIRVLSGELAARH from the coding sequence ATGCGTGAATCCGAGATCGCTGTCAGAACCGCGGGCGGCGAGTACGCGTGGATCGTACGGGTAACGGGCAGTGTCGACCTGGCGAGCGCGGGCGCGATCGAGCCCGTGATCCGCAGAGCCGGGCGAAGGCCGGAGCGGGTGCTCGTGATCGACTTGTCCGCCGTGGACTTCTTCGGCGCGGTGGGGGTGACGCTGATGGTGACTGCCGCCTGCCGGGCGCACCTGACCGGAACCGTCCTGCGGTTGGTTGCCACGAAACGGATTGTGCTGCAACCCATGGAGGCCGCGGGGGTGCTCGGGGCCTTCGCGATCCACGACAGCGCGGACACCGCGCTGCGCACCCGTCCCGCTGGGACAGGGCGCGCGGACCGCGACCGCGGCTGGGATCCAGTCGACGTGCCTGCCTGGGTCGGCGCGCAGGCAGTTGCCATCGCGTCGCAGCGGGATCCCGCAGACCGAACCGGATCGGTTCCCGTGACGCCGTTCACCGGTATCACCGGGGCGTATCAGAGCTGCGTGGCAATCGTTCTGCGTGCCGTGAGATTCGGTTGGCTCAGCAGAGCCGAATCCGCTCTGCTGCTGGACCGCATCCGTGTGCTGAGCGGGGAACTGGCCGCCCGGCACTGA
- a CDS encoding DUF6307 family protein, with protein sequence MTTTAKYVSRYDERVTLIKDTLREHSKLDEKTSFDLAERILDVLNHIPEKVR encoded by the coding sequence ATGACCACTACCGCCAAGTACGTTTCCCGCTACGACGAGCGCGTCACCCTGATCAAGGACACCCTGCGCGAACACTCGAAGCTCGACGAGAAGACCTCGTTCGACCTCGCGGAGCGCATCCTCGACGTTCTCAACCACATTCCCGAGAAAGTCCGCTGA
- a CDS encoding alpha/beta fold hydrolase, with protein MDVRVKNNVVVTGDPAGPVVVLAHGFGCDQNLWRLVAPVLARNHRVVLFDHVGAGRSDLSAWDPGRYAGLRGYAEDVLDLLADLDLRDVVFVGHSVSAMIGVLAANRSPERFAKLVLLTPSPHYLDDGDYRGGFSAADIDELLESLEANYLGWSAAMAPVVMGNPDRPELGRELADSFCRTDPAIAAVFARATFLSDNRADLAEVTLPTLVVECAHDAIAPREVGAYVHAHIRGSQLVTLDATGHCPQLSAPEATAEAIMSFAGGVR; from the coding sequence GTGGACGTGCGTGTCAAGAACAACGTGGTCGTCACCGGCGACCCGGCCGGACCTGTGGTCGTGCTGGCGCACGGCTTCGGCTGTGACCAGAATCTCTGGCGGCTGGTCGCCCCGGTGCTCGCCCGAAACCACCGGGTCGTGTTGTTCGACCACGTCGGCGCCGGCCGCTCCGACTTGTCGGCCTGGGATCCCGGCCGCTACGCGGGCCTGCGGGGCTACGCCGAGGACGTGCTGGACCTTCTCGCCGACCTGGACCTGCGCGACGTGGTGTTCGTGGGGCACTCGGTCAGCGCGATGATCGGTGTGCTGGCCGCCAACCGCAGTCCCGAACGCTTCGCCAAGCTGGTGCTGCTGACGCCGTCGCCCCACTATCTCGACGACGGTGACTACCGGGGCGGGTTCTCCGCGGCCGACATCGACGAGTTGCTGGAGTCGCTGGAAGCCAACTACCTGGGCTGGTCGGCGGCGATGGCGCCGGTGGTCATGGGCAACCCCGACCGGCCCGAGCTCGGCCGGGAACTGGCCGACAGCTTCTGCCGCACCGATCCGGCGATCGCCGCGGTGTTCGCGCGCGCCACGTTCCTGTCCGACAACCGCGCCGACCTGGCCGAGGTGACCCTGCCGACCTTGGTTGTCGAGTGCGCTCACGACGCGATCGCGCCCCGTGAGGTCGGTGCCTACGTGCACGCCCACATCCGCGGCAGTCAGCTCGTCACGCTGGACGCCACTGGCCACTGTCCCCAGCTCAGCGCCCCCGAAGCCACTGCCGAGGCGATCATGTCCTTCGCCGGTGGCGTGCGGTGA
- a CDS encoding DUF998 domain-containing protein gives MTGRRSAGRGATAGMLAWLALTLLGFALLVTGYLTAVLGGQVDPVTDPVSDYAFHSAGGPLFVSAVLLLGLAGLVLRAGMHGARMPRSLATSALFGLWYAGLLLCAVFPGDQLATDQTLSGQLHRLGGAMLFTCLPVAGWLLARALHPDPRWTGFAVWIRRFAAAVLACAAMFGAAQLVPWLPKGLIERVALGAELALLVVLALAVRKAARCPLA, from the coding sequence ATGACTGGTCGCCGATCCGCCGGCCGCGGCGCCACGGCGGGGATGCTCGCCTGGCTGGCGTTGACGCTGCTTGGCTTCGCGCTGCTGGTGACCGGCTACCTGACCGCTGTGCTGGGCGGGCAGGTGGACCCGGTGACCGACCCGGTGAGCGATTACGCGTTCCACAGCGCGGGCGGCCCGCTGTTCGTCTCGGCTGTGCTGCTCCTGGGCCTCGCCGGGCTCGTACTGCGAGCGGGGATGCACGGTGCCAGGATGCCTCGCAGCCTCGCCACGAGCGCGCTTTTCGGGCTCTGGTACGCCGGGCTGCTGCTCTGCGCGGTGTTCCCCGGCGATCAGCTCGCCACCGACCAGACGCTGTCCGGGCAGCTCCACCGGCTCGGCGGCGCGATGTTGTTCACCTGCCTGCCCGTGGCGGGCTGGTTGCTGGCCCGTGCACTGCACCCCGACCCGCGCTGGACGGGCTTCGCCGTGTGGATCCGCCGATTCGCCGCCGCGGTCCTGGCCTGTGCGGCGATGTTCGGTGCGGCCCAGCTCGTGCCGTGGCTGCCCAAGGGGCTGATCGAGCGTGTGGCATTGGGCGCGGAGCTGGCGCTGCTGGTCGTACTCGCCTTGGCCGTGAGAAAGGCCGCGCGATGCCCTCTCGCCTAA
- a CDS encoding transcriptional regulator: MVTSDSSAAEWAAHRVGRSDVERLRRQTRALRAVDYRSGGGSCVSELLKLMDRVQPMLTAASTEVTREHVYVAVSDLYNLAGWVCFDIGRPSRARVYLTQALALAAHARHDGLTANIFYRLGRICLHHRDPAAALHHFQLGRRTTTGENGEREAAILTVNQAWAHACMGNHAAALRLLRDGEEFLARADPAAVPGWERFFNQNELQAMTGVVHTELARNNGARHAHIAIPALTEAIGGYSDDMARSRTFCHIALATSHLLAGDRAAGVQAGLKALSCTENLASSRVRDRLRPLHQIARRNAAHRCVRELAAQIATKMSRTA, from the coding sequence ATGGTCACGTCAGATTCGTCAGCCGCGGAGTGGGCCGCCCACCGGGTCGGCAGGTCCGATGTCGAACGGCTGCGACGACAGACACGTGCTTTACGAGCGGTGGACTACCGCTCCGGTGGCGGCTCGTGCGTCAGCGAACTGCTCAAGCTGATGGACCGTGTGCAGCCGATGCTCACCGCTGCCAGCACGGAAGTCACGCGGGAGCACGTGTACGTCGCCGTTTCCGACCTGTACAACCTGGCTGGGTGGGTGTGCTTCGACATCGGCCGGCCCAGCCGGGCTCGCGTGTACCTCACCCAGGCCTTGGCGCTGGCGGCGCACGCTCGGCACGACGGCCTGACCGCGAACATCTTCTACCGGCTGGGACGGATCTGCTTGCACCACAGGGATCCCGCCGCGGCCCTGCACCACTTCCAGCTCGGCAGGCGCACCACGACCGGCGAGAACGGCGAACGGGAAGCCGCCATCCTGACGGTCAACCAAGCATGGGCACACGCCTGCATGGGCAACCACGCCGCGGCGCTCAGGCTGCTGCGGGACGGCGAGGAGTTCCTCGCCCGAGCCGACCCGGCGGCCGTACCCGGCTGGGAAAGGTTCTTCAACCAGAACGAACTCCAGGCGATGACCGGGGTCGTGCACACCGAACTGGCTCGCAACAACGGCGCGCGGCACGCGCACATCGCGATCCCGGCACTGACCGAGGCGATCGGCGGATACAGCGACGACATGGCTCGCAGCCGGACTTTCTGTCACATCGCTCTCGCCACGAGCCACCTGTTGGCAGGCGATCGCGCCGCGGGTGTACAGGCCGGTCTGAAAGCCCTGTCCTGCACGGAGAACCTGGCTTCGTCGCGCGTACGCGACCGCTTGCGTCCGCTGCACCAGATCGCGCGCCGGAACGCCGCGCACAGGTGCGTCCGCGAGCTGGCCGCGCAGATCGCCACGAAGATGAGCCGGACGGCCTGA
- a CDS encoding DUF5994 family protein, translated as MTSGQRNPPRTTRQDSRTAPRLEMKPEGAAGGHVDGGWWPRSKDPGEEFPALLAALGTWVGPVSRVSYHLGTWSGIERKVTIDGRAVRFEGFHSMDHDTVVVIGADARRVSLLVVPPDTPGGMARAVLRASSALDSTASAADILASNGSRPRASTQDGQRDLDR; from the coding sequence ATGACCTCGGGCCAGCGCAATCCCCCGCGTACCACTCGGCAGGACAGCCGCACCGCGCCGCGGCTGGAGATGAAACCGGAAGGTGCGGCCGGTGGTCACGTCGACGGCGGGTGGTGGCCGCGCTCGAAGGATCCGGGGGAAGAGTTCCCCGCGCTCCTCGCCGCGCTCGGCACGTGGGTCGGGCCAGTCAGCCGGGTCTCCTACCACCTCGGCACCTGGTCCGGCATCGAACGCAAGGTGACCATCGACGGCCGGGCGGTGCGGTTCGAGGGCTTCCACTCGATGGACCACGACACGGTCGTGGTGATCGGTGCGGACGCCCGGCGAGTCAGCCTCCTGGTGGTGCCACCGGACACCCCGGGCGGGATGGCCCGCGCTGTGCTGCGGGCTTCGTCGGCACTCGACTCGACCGCCAGCGCGGCGGACATCCTGGCCAGCAACGGCAGTCGTCCCAGAGCGTCCACTCAGGATGGTCAGCGCGACCTGGACCGGTGA
- a CDS encoding glycosyltransferase, which yields MRIVMLLDAWDDAPTGAVISTRRFTERLRDRGHTVTVVSTGTQGPDKIALPELRVPFAQPIITKMRTPLAWPDRRSLARALADADVVHVHTPFLLAMRGITMAKAAGVPTVATFHVRAEHVLRNIGVRGQATADLLSRFLLRTVYGRCDHVICPSGFGENELRRHGLRTPATVVSNGIPEEYRPQPRPANDRFVILSVGRLAPEKRHDVLIEAVRRSRHEQRIQLVVLGDGPLRDRLREQARGLTNPVHFDCLPPGELISHYNAADLYVHTAEIEVECMSVLEAMACGLPCLIAESATDGTARLARSERFRFPAGAPHELAARIDYWIDHPEQVRAARADHAEAARRYPVDASVDRLLTVYQHLATRQHVPGR from the coding sequence ATGCGCATCGTGATGCTGCTGGACGCGTGGGACGACGCACCGACCGGAGCGGTGATCTCCACCAGACGCTTCACCGAGCGGCTGCGCGACCGGGGGCACACGGTGACCGTGGTCTCCACAGGAACGCAGGGGCCCGACAAGATCGCCTTGCCCGAACTGCGTGTTCCGTTCGCCCAACCGATCATCACCAAGATGCGTACGCCGCTGGCGTGGCCCGACCGCCGCTCGCTGGCCAGGGCGCTCGCCGACGCCGACGTTGTGCACGTGCACACCCCGTTCCTGCTGGCGATGCGCGGGATCACCATGGCGAAGGCGGCCGGTGTGCCGACAGTGGCCACGTTCCACGTTCGAGCCGAGCACGTGCTGCGCAACATCGGCGTTCGCGGTCAGGCCACAGCGGATCTGCTCAGCCGTTTCCTTCTTCGTACCGTCTACGGCCGTTGTGACCACGTGATCTGTCCGAGTGGGTTCGGCGAGAACGAGTTGCGCCGACACGGCCTGCGCACGCCTGCCACAGTGGTGTCGAACGGGATTCCCGAGGAATACCGGCCTCAGCCGCGGCCCGCGAACGACCGGTTCGTGATCCTGTCAGTCGGTCGGCTGGCCCCCGAGAAGCGACACGACGTGCTGATCGAAGCGGTCCGGCGGTCGCGCCACGAACAGCGCATCCAGCTCGTGGTCCTCGGCGACGGGCCACTGCGGGACCGGTTGCGTGAACAGGCCCGCGGCCTGACCAACCCCGTGCATTTCGACTGCCTGCCGCCGGGCGAACTGATTTCGCACTACAACGCGGCCGACCTCTACGTGCACACCGCGGAGATCGAGGTCGAATGCATGAGCGTGCTGGAGGCGATGGCCTGCGGGCTGCCCTGCCTGATCGCCGAGTCGGCGACGGACGGCACCGCGCGGCTGGCCCGATCGGAGCGGTTCCGGTTCCCGGCCGGGGCACCGCACGAGCTGGCCGCCCGGATCGACTACTGGATCGACCACCCCGAACAAGTGCGGGCCGCCCGCGCCGACCACGCCGAGGCCGCTCGCCGCTACCCCGTCGACGCCTCAGTCGACCGCCTGCTCACGGTGTACCAACACCTGGCCACTCGGCAGCACGTGCCGGGCCGTTAG
- a CDS encoding DUF5994 family protein → MSYDLNSGPAAPLSPPRELRLQVRSRAAALGHVDGAWWPRSADPASEFPALIMALSSWGGPARHMAYHLDDWGPAESTLIVENWAVNLVGSRATPAHTVVVTGLNLERIRLLVIPPATPSGAARAMLRAASRSDTVSTVEDILADNGIAPSSGSPKTGPRP, encoded by the coding sequence ATGAGCTACGACCTCAACAGCGGACCCGCAGCGCCACTGAGCCCGCCCCGCGAACTGAGGTTGCAGGTCAGATCGCGTGCCGCGGCGCTCGGCCACGTCGACGGCGCGTGGTGGCCGAGGTCGGCCGACCCGGCTTCGGAATTCCCCGCGCTGATCATGGCTTTGAGCTCCTGGGGCGGACCAGCCCGCCACATGGCCTACCACCTCGACGACTGGGGTCCCGCGGAGAGCACGCTGATCGTGGAGAACTGGGCGGTGAACCTGGTGGGCTCCCGCGCGACGCCCGCGCACACCGTGGTGGTCACCGGCCTGAACCTGGAACGAATCCGGCTGCTGGTGATCCCGCCTGCCACGCCGAGCGGCGCGGCCCGCGCGATGCTCCGGGCGGCGTCCCGTTCGGACACTGTGTCCACCGTCGAGGACATCCTCGCCGACAACGGCATCGCGCCGAGCAGCGGATCTCCGAAAACCGGTCCTCGCCCGTGA
- a CDS encoding acyl-CoA desaturase: MLAGEKSPLQMLLVKLFAVVPLLALAAAVPFAWGWGLGWVDVGLAVFFYTLTCLGVTVGFHRYFTHGAFKARRGLRITLAAIGSMAMQGPVIGWVADHRRHHAYADKEGDPHSPWLYGTSAAALAKGFWHAHMGWMFDREQTNAKRFAPDLLADADIRRVDRLFAWLTVLTLVAPAVLGGLITMSLWGALTAFFWASLVRVAVLHHVTWSVNSICHMIGERPFEARDKSANFWPLAIASMGESWHNSHHADPTCARHGVQKGQIDVSARVIWALEKFGWASNVRWPNAERLSRKLK; the protein is encoded by the coding sequence ATGCTCGCGGGTGAGAAGTCCCCGCTTCAGATGTTGCTGGTGAAGTTGTTCGCGGTGGTGCCGTTGCTGGCGTTGGCCGCAGCAGTGCCGTTCGCGTGGGGATGGGGACTGGGGTGGGTCGATGTCGGCTTGGCGGTGTTCTTCTACACGCTCACCTGTCTCGGCGTCACCGTCGGATTCCACAGGTACTTCACGCACGGCGCGTTCAAGGCACGCCGAGGGCTGCGGATCACGCTTGCCGCGATCGGCAGCATGGCCATGCAGGGACCGGTGATCGGCTGGGTCGCGGATCACCGCCGCCACCACGCGTACGCCGACAAGGAGGGCGATCCGCATTCGCCGTGGCTCTACGGCACCTCGGCGGCCGCGCTGGCGAAGGGTTTCTGGCACGCCCACATGGGGTGGATGTTCGACCGTGAGCAGACCAACGCCAAGCGGTTCGCCCCGGATCTGCTGGCCGACGCGGACATCCGGCGAGTGGACCGGCTGTTTGCCTGGCTGACCGTGCTCACCTTGGTCGCGCCCGCGGTGCTCGGCGGCCTGATCACCATGTCGCTCTGGGGCGCGTTGACCGCGTTCTTCTGGGCCAGCCTGGTACGGGTCGCGGTGTTGCACCACGTGACCTGGTCGGTCAACTCGATCTGCCACATGATCGGCGAGCGCCCGTTCGAGGCCCGCGACAAGTCAGCCAACTTCTGGCCGCTGGCGATCGCCTCCATGGGCGAGTCGTGGCACAACTCCCACCACGCCGACCCCACCTGCGCCCGCCACGGTGTCCAAAAAGGACAGATTGACGTGTCGGCCCGCGTGATCTGGGCACTGGAGAAGTTCGGCTGGGCCTCGAACGTCCGCTGGCCCAACGCCGAACGCCTCAGCCGCAAACTGAAGTGA
- a CDS encoding GAF and ANTAR domain-containing protein translates to MTTSPSSAQREARLLRAFVEMADTLVDDYDVIDLMHQLVDHCVDLLDADAAGLMLVNQRGGLRLLAWSNERTRQLELIQIQQGEGPCLDCVNSGEPVLIADLRTTGDRWPQFTPEALRAGIASVHAIPLRLRRDTIGALNLFGLRPNPLPPEHVRVARALADTATIGILQERAIHRGEVLTEQLQTALNNRVAIEQAKGIISYAANLDIDEAFHALRTYSRNNNIRLSDIANQLVTGRLQPDAVLASPPTPSDEGRPPA, encoded by the coding sequence ATGACCACGTCACCGTCGAGCGCACAACGTGAGGCAAGGCTCCTGCGCGCCTTCGTCGAGATGGCCGACACCCTCGTCGACGACTACGACGTGATCGACCTGATGCACCAACTCGTGGACCACTGCGTCGATCTGCTCGACGCCGACGCGGCGGGCCTCATGCTGGTCAACCAGCGCGGTGGGCTGCGGCTGCTCGCGTGGTCGAACGAGCGGACCCGGCAGCTGGAACTCATCCAGATCCAGCAGGGCGAAGGTCCCTGCCTCGACTGCGTCAACAGCGGTGAACCGGTGCTGATCGCAGATCTGCGAACGACAGGCGACCGGTGGCCGCAGTTCACGCCCGAGGCCCTCCGCGCCGGTATCGCATCCGTGCACGCCATCCCGTTGCGGCTGAGGCGGGACACCATCGGCGCGTTGAACCTGTTCGGCCTGCGCCCGAATCCACTGCCACCAGAGCATGTGCGAGTCGCACGCGCGTTGGCCGACACCGCGACGATCGGAATCCTGCAGGAACGCGCCATCCACCGCGGCGAAGTGCTCACCGAGCAGTTGCAGACCGCGTTGAACAACCGGGTCGCCATCGAACAGGCCAAAGGCATCATCAGCTACGCCGCCAACCTCGACATCGACGAAGCCTTCCACGCGCTGCGGACTTACAGCCGCAACAACAACATCCGGTTGAGCGACATCGCCAACCAGCTCGTGACCGGACGGCTCCAGCCCGACGCCGTCCTGGCTTCGCCGCCCACACCGTCCGACGAGGGCCGACCACCAGCCTGA
- a CDS encoding catalase: protein MSSRRKIAGNGSTPNADSDRGVASDGALRQEGEFLTTAQGVRLPDTDHSLKAGERGPTLLEDFHLREKITHFDHERIPERVVHARGAAAHGVFESYGTAKKVTKAQFLTKKGQQTQVFVRFSTVLGSRGSADTVRDTRGFAVKFYTDEGTFDLVGNNIPVFFIQDGIKFPDIIHAGKPHPDREIPQAQSAHDTFWDFVSLHTEATHHVMWNMSDRGIPRSYRTMEGFGVHTFRLVNDSGETALVKFHWKPVAGIHSLVWEEAQIAAGVDPDFHRRDLADSIDAGIFPEYELGIQVMPDDGTDSFHGIDLLDPTKIVPEELAPVQLVGKLTLNRNPTNYFAETEQVAFHTGHLVPGIEVTNDPLMQARLFSYLDTQLTRLGGPNFAQLPINRPRCPVNDMFRDGMHQHAVHPGLAPYRPNSIDGDLPRPASAGQGGYVQVPRAIEGPAVRANPASFDDHFSQATMFYRSLTPIEQVHIIEAFTFELGKCYEQAIKERELIVLSKVDTDLCEQVAAGLGLPAPAGEPANDVTTSPALSQVVTEPGPIAGRKIGVIADANADLAGVAILRGVATELGAAVHVIAPVGGVLGRGRTKQIVERTLLTARSIEFDAVVVAGGTAPTNDIKLVLLLQEAFRHCKAIAAWGTGQDILEDAGISLAAPGVVLGKKVDEDFTASMVTALGLHRAWDRAELVMLSAVPPAG, encoded by the coding sequence ATGTCATCGCGTCGCAAGATCGCCGGAAACGGCTCAACTCCGAACGCCGATTCCGACCGCGGGGTGGCGTCTGACGGCGCACTGCGGCAGGAAGGCGAATTCCTCACCACGGCCCAGGGCGTGCGCCTGCCGGACACCGACCACTCGCTGAAGGCCGGGGAGCGCGGGCCGACCCTGCTCGAGGACTTCCACCTGCGGGAGAAGATCACACACTTCGACCACGAGCGCATCCCGGAAAGGGTGGTCCACGCCCGCGGCGCCGCCGCGCACGGCGTGTTCGAGTCCTACGGCACCGCCAAAAAGGTGACAAAGGCTCAGTTCCTGACGAAGAAGGGGCAGCAAACCCAGGTTTTCGTCCGGTTCTCCACGGTCCTGGGTTCGCGCGGTTCGGCTGACACCGTCCGCGACACCCGCGGCTTCGCGGTGAAGTTCTACACCGACGAAGGCACGTTCGACCTGGTCGGCAACAACATCCCGGTGTTCTTCATCCAGGACGGGATCAAGTTCCCCGACATCATCCACGCGGGCAAACCGCACCCCGACCGGGAGATCCCGCAGGCCCAGTCCGCACACGACACGTTCTGGGACTTCGTCTCACTGCACACCGAGGCCACCCACCACGTGATGTGGAACATGAGCGACCGCGGCATCCCCCGCTCATACCGGACGATGGAAGGCTTCGGCGTCCACACCTTCCGCCTGGTCAACGACTCCGGCGAGACCGCACTGGTGAAATTCCACTGGAAACCGGTCGCCGGAATCCACTCCCTGGTCTGGGAGGAGGCGCAGATCGCCGCCGGCGTCGACCCGGACTTCCACCGCCGCGACCTCGCCGACAGCATCGACGCCGGGATCTTCCCCGAGTACGAGCTGGGCATCCAGGTCATGCCCGACGACGGAACCGACAGCTTCCACGGGATCGACCTGCTCGACCCCACCAAGATCGTCCCGGAGGAGCTGGCGCCGGTCCAGCTGGTCGGCAAGCTGACCCTGAACCGCAACCCGACCAACTACTTCGCCGAGACCGAACAGGTCGCGTTCCACACCGGCCACCTGGTCCCCGGTATCGAGGTCACCAACGACCCGCTGATGCAGGCGCGGCTGTTCTCCTATCTCGACACCCAGCTGACCAGGCTGGGCGGGCCGAACTTCGCCCAGTTGCCGATCAACCGGCCGCGGTGCCCCGTCAACGACATGTTCCGTGACGGCATGCACCAGCACGCGGTCCACCCAGGACTGGCGCCCTACCGTCCCAACAGCATCGACGGCGACCTGCCCCGCCCGGCATCCGCCGGACAAGGCGGCTACGTGCAGGTGCCCAGGGCGATCGAAGGCCCCGCGGTACGCGCGAACCCGGCCTCGTTCGACGACCACTTCTCCCAGGCCACCATGTTCTACCGCAGCCTCACCCCGATCGAGCAGGTCCACATCATCGAGGCGTTCACGTTCGAACTGGGCAAATGCTACGAACAGGCCATCAAGGAACGCGAACTCATCGTCCTGTCCAAGGTGGACACCGACCTGTGCGAACAGGTCGCCGCCGGGCTGGGCCTGCCCGCACCGGCCGGTGAACCGGCGAACGACGTCACGACCTCGCCCGCACTGTCCCAGGTCGTCACCGAACCCGGTCCCATCGCCGGTCGCAAGATCGGTGTGATCGCCGACGCCAACGCGGACCTCGCTGGAGTAGCCATCCTTCGCGGAGTCGCGACGGAACTCGGTGCGGCCGTGCACGTCATCGCACCCGTCGGCGGTGTCCTGGGTCGAGGCCGCACCAAGCAGATCGTGGAGCGGACACTGCTGACCGCCCGCTCGATCGAGTTCGACGCGGTGGTGGTCGCCGGTGGCACGGCACCGACCAACGACATCAAGCTGGTTCTGCTGTTGCAGGAGGCGTTCCGGCACTGCAAGGCCATCGCGGCCTGGGGCACCGGACAGGACATCCTGGAAGACGCCGGAATCAGTCTCGCCGCCCCCGGCGTGGTCCTCGGCAAGAAGGTGGACGAGGACTTCACCGCATCGATGGTCACCGCACTCGGCCTGCACCGCGCGTGGGACCGCGCCGAACTGGTCATGCTCTCGGCCGTCCCGCCCGCCGGCTGA